Proteins encoded by one window of Sorex araneus isolate mSorAra2 chromosome 3, mSorAra2.pri, whole genome shotgun sequence:
- the PPM1A gene encoding protein phosphatase 1A, with the protein MGAFLDKPKMEKHNAQGQGNGLRYGLSSMQGWRVEMEDAHTAVIGLPSGLETWSFFAVYDGHAGSQVAKYCCEHLLDHITNNQDFKGSTGAPSVENVKNGIRTGFLEIDEHMRVMSEKKHGADRSGSTAVGVLISPHHTYFINCGDSRGLLCRNRKVHFFTQDHKPSNPLEKERIQNAGGSVMIQRVNGSLAVSRALGDFDYKCVHGKGPTEQLVSPEPEVYDIERSEEDDQFIILACDGIWDVMGNEELCDFVRSRLEVTDDLEKVCNEVVDTCLYKGSRDNMSVILICFPNAPKVSPEAVKKEAELDKYLESRVEEIIKKQGEGVPDLVHVMRTLASENIPSLPPGGELASKRNVIEAVYNRLNPYKNDDTDSASADDMW; encoded by the exons ATGGGAGCATTTTTAGACAAGCCAAAGATGGAAAAGCATAATGCCCAGGGGCAGGGTAATGGGTTGCGTTATGGGctaagcagcatgcaaggctggcgaGTTGAAATGGAGGATGCACATACAGCTGTGATTGGTTTGCCAAGTGGACTTGAAACATGGTCATTCTTTGCTGTATATGATGGGCATGCTGGTTCTCAGGTTGCCAAATACTGCTGTGAGCATCTATTAGATCACATCACCAATAACCAGGATTTTAAAGGATCTACAGGCGCTCCTTCTGTGGAAAATGTAAAGAATGGAATCAGAACAGGTTTTCTGGAGATTGATGAACACATGAGAGTTATGTCAGAGAAGAAACATGGTGCAGATAGAAGTGGGTCAACAGCAGTGGGTGTCTTAATTTCTCCTCATCATACTTATTTCATTAACTGTGGAGACTCAAGAGGTTTACTCTGTAGGAACAGGAAAGTTCACTTCTTCACACAAGATCACAAACCAAGTAATCCGCTGGAAAAAGAACGAATTCAGAACGCAGGTGGTTCTGTAATGATTCAGCGTGTGAATGGCTCTCTGGCTGTCTCACGGGCTCTTGGGGACTTTGATTACAAATGTGTTCATGGAAAAGGTCCTACAGAGCAGCTTGTCTCACCAGAGCCTGAAGTCTATGATATTGAAAGATCTGAAGAAGATGATCAGTTCATTATCCTTGCATGTGATGGTATTTGGGATGTTATGGGAAATGAAGAGCTCTGTGATTTTGTAAGATCCAGACTTGAAGTCACTGATGACCTTGAAAAAGTTTGCAATGAAGTAGTCGACACTTGTTTGTATAAG GGAAGTCGAGACAACATGAGTGTGATATTGATCTGTTTTCCAAATGCTCCTAAAGTATCACCGGAAGCAGTGAAGAAGGAGGCAGAGTTGGACAAGTACCTGGAAAGCAGAGTAGAAG AAATCATAAAGAAGCAGGGGGAAGGCGTCCCTGACTTAGTCCATGTGATGCGCACATTAGCCAGTGAGaacatccccagcctcccaccaggGGGTGAATTGGCAAGCAA GCGGAATGTAATTGAAGCCGTTTATAATAGACTGAATCCTTATAAAAATGATGACACT GACTCTGCATCAGCCGATGACATGTGGTAA